The genomic segment ACGGAGAGCAAGGTTGCAAAGAGGCGGGTAAATTGCGGCTTGAAGGGAAAGAATATGTGGTGCAGGATGGAGATGTAATGCATTTTCGATTTAATGTCTGATGTTTTTATAATATTTGGCAGGATGATAGCTAGCTGAGGTTGCCATGTTTTTTACCGGTAAAAAGAAGAAGAAAAAAGCCCCGCAACGCGCACCGGCATGGTTTATGTGGCTGATGGGGTTGTTTGTGGCCTACGCGCTTATCACCAATATGTTTACCGATAATGTCGAAAAAGTGCAGGAGCAGGCCTCCACTACCATTACGGATATGGATTATTTTAATTTTCCTGTAGTGCGCGATGGAGGGATGGGTGCGCCACTTCGTCCGATCTTCTCACGAGATATTATCGTAGGAGAGGGACGTGCGGCCAATTGCTGGCATAGCGCGCTGGTAGATTATAAATTATACAACAGTAATGGCGAGTTAGTGGAAGACACCAGCAATAGCGAGCCAGTGCGTCTGACAATAGGACAAAACAATGTGCCACTAGCGCTAGAGCGCGGAACGCTGGGAATGCGCATTGGTGGTGAGCGTGCTGTCACTGCGCACCCAACCATGTTGTTCGACAACCTGCAGTTTAATCATCCGGTAATGAAGAGTTCACAATATGGCGGCTATATTATTAAAGTTCAAGAAGTTGCCATTCCCGCTAATTTGCCCTTGAGTGATTTAGGGCTGAGGGTTTATGACGATGAAGTGGGTACGGGCGCTTTGGCGCAATGTACCGATGATGTACGATTCCAGCTTCGCGCTTGGTCTGCCACCGGAAAGCCGCTTATTCGTAAAGCAGATTTCCGGTCTATTATGGTGCATCTTGGTGAAGGCAGCGCTCCTTATGCAATCGAACGCGGATTGCTTGGAATGCGCGTAGGAGGGAAGCGCACCCTTATTATTCCTCCCGGGTATTTAAAGCCGGTATATGGGGAAAAAGAAGCGGTGACACTCGAAGATATTCTACAGCCCGATGATGCGGTTGTGACCGAAGCATCCGAAAACGAAAACGCGGAAGCAGGTGCAGAGAATAATCCAGATGAAGTAGTGCTTGAAATACCCGTAGCCGATGGTTCAGAAGATGCGACTACAAAAATAAAAGTCAACGCGCTGCTTACCGAAGAAGATAAAAAAGAAATTGCCGAAAGCAACAAAACAACTTTGCAGAAAATGCGTGCAATCCCACCACCAAAATTTGATTGGTCGCGAGTAAAACTTCCAGAAGTTGAAGTGATTATTTTGTAGCTTGAAGTTTTGCCATAAGAGATAGAGCTTCCTAATTCTTAACCTTATAACAAAATCTTAACCGACTTGTGGAGCCTTTCATGTCTTTTATCGCCCAGCGCAT from the Alphaproteobacteria bacterium genome contains:
- a CDS encoding FKBP-type peptidyl-prolyl cis-trans isomerase, which codes for MFFTGKKKKKKAPQRAPAWFMWLMGLFVAYALITNMFTDNVEKVQEQASTTITDMDYFNFPVVRDGGMGAPLRPIFSRDIIVGEGRAANCWHSALVDYKLYNSNGELVEDTSNSEPVRLTIGQNNVPLALERGTLGMRIGGERAVTAHPTMLFDNLQFNHPVMKSSQYGGYIIKVQEVAIPANLPLSDLGLRVYDDEVGTGALAQCTDDVRFQLRAWSATGKPLIRKADFRSIMVHLGEGSAPYAIERGLLGMRVGGKRTLIIPPGYLKPVYGEKEAVTLEDILQPDDAVVTEASENENAEAGAENNPDEVVLEIPVADGSEDATTKIKVNALLTEEDKKEIAESNKTTLQKMRAIPPPKFDWSRVKLPEVEVIIL